In Fusobacterium canifelinum, a genomic segment contains:
- a CDS encoding tetratricopeptide repeat protein has translation MKEEILQKIESLYDLDKHQEIIDMIEALPAEQLSAELISELGRAYNNSGQYEKGLEVLKGIEFEESNNPRWNWRIAYSYYFLNDFINAEKHLLKSIELNPEEEFTYTLLIETYISLSKVEDENGNYEKALEYALEAKKYVRDEEIETTASSFLAWLYDRYGHYTEAEELLKNLLNRIKDDEWLYSELGYCLAEQGRQEEALESYSKAMELGREDAWIFTRIGLCYKNMDKKEEALENYLKALELKEDDIFIMSDIAWLYDSIGEFEKGLKYLERLAELGEDDAWTNTEYGYCLAKLKRFEEAIVKINRALEIEDDDKDTAYIYSQLGWCKRHLGKYDEAIEAFLQAKKWGRNDAWVIIEIGHCYKGKDDREKALEFYLKAEKLDKNDIYLLSDIAWHYDALNKYEDALKYIKRAVRLGRDDAWINEEYGACLAGLEKYKEAIKKYEYALNLDDENKDEAYINSQLGWCRRQLKEYEKAIEFHKKAKELGRNDVWINVEIGMCYAKLEEYEKAIENYLVAYEIDREDILTLTELGWVYDAMEKYDDAIEFLLKAEKLGRDDEWLNTEIGVNLGRSGKTEEGIERLQKSLTMVEDDDTEQKIFINSEIGWLYGRLEEPNPEKALKYLKVAKELGRDDEWLNSELGFELGYNSDTRKEALEHFERAIELGRNDAWVWEMRGTLLLDLGRYEEALDSFKKAYALNDDGWYLYSMGRCLRRLERYEECIEVLLKSRQISLDEDDVVDGEDLELAFCYIGIGDKEKAEEYLKFARESIEKQGTLNDYIQEEINEIEKGILSLTRLS, from the coding sequence TTGAAAGAAGAAATATTACAAAAAATAGAAAGTTTGTATGATTTAGATAAACATCAAGAAATTATCGATATGATTGAAGCCTTACCAGCTGAACAATTAAGTGCAGAATTAATAAGTGAGTTAGGAAGAGCCTACAATAATAGTGGGCAATATGAAAAAGGTCTAGAAGTATTAAAAGGTATAGAGTTTGAAGAATCTAATAATCCTCGTTGGAATTGGAGAATAGCTTATTCTTATTATTTTTTAAATGATTTTATAAATGCTGAGAAGCATTTATTAAAATCTATTGAATTAAATCCAGAAGAAGAGTTTACTTATACTTTATTAATAGAAACATATATATCTTTATCAAAAGTTGAAGATGAAAATGGAAATTATGAGAAAGCACTAGAATATGCACTTGAAGCTAAAAAATATGTTAGAGATGAAGAAATTGAAACTACTGCAAGTTCATTTTTAGCTTGGTTATATGACAGATATGGACATTATACAGAAGCAGAAGAGCTTTTAAAAAATTTACTAAATAGAATTAAAGATGATGAATGGTTATATTCAGAGTTAGGATATTGTTTAGCAGAACAAGGAAGACAGGAAGAAGCTTTAGAAAGTTATTCTAAAGCTATGGAATTAGGTAGAGAAGATGCTTGGATTTTCACGAGAATAGGTTTGTGTTATAAAAACATGGATAAAAAAGAAGAAGCCTTAGAAAATTACTTGAAGGCTCTTGAATTAAAAGAAGATGATATCTTTATAATGTCAGATATAGCTTGGCTGTATGATTCTATAGGAGAATTTGAAAAAGGATTAAAATATTTAGAAAGACTTGCAGAACTTGGTGAAGATGATGCTTGGACAAATACAGAGTATGGATATTGTTTAGCAAAACTTAAAAGATTTGAAGAAGCAATTGTAAAGATTAATCGTGCCTTAGAAATAGAAGATGATGATAAAGATACTGCATATATTTATAGCCAACTTGGTTGGTGTAAAAGACATTTAGGTAAGTATGATGAAGCCATTGAAGCATTTTTACAAGCTAAAAAATGGGGTAGAAATGATGCTTGGGTAATTATTGAGATAGGGCATTGCTATAAGGGAAAAGATGATAGAGAAAAGGCATTAGAATTCTATTTAAAAGCAGAAAAACTAGATAAAAATGATATTTATCTTTTATCAGATATAGCTTGGCATTATGATGCTTTAAATAAATATGAAGATGCTTTAAAATATATTAAAAGAGCAGTAAGACTTGGTAGAGATGATGCTTGGATTAATGAAGAATATGGAGCTTGTTTAGCAGGGCTTGAAAAATATAAAGAAGCTATAAAAAAATATGAATATGCTCTAAATTTAGATGATGAAAATAAAGATGAAGCATATATTAATAGTCAACTTGGTTGGTGCCGTCGTCAATTAAAAGAATATGAAAAAGCTATTGAATTTCATAAAAAAGCTAAAGAACTAGGAAGAAATGATGTTTGGATAAATGTTGAGATAGGAATGTGTTATGCTAAATTAGAAGAATATGAAAAAGCTATTGAAAATTACTTAGTTGCTTATGAAATAGATAGAGAAGATATATTAACATTGACAGAACTTGGTTGGGTATATGATGCAATGGAAAAATATGATGATGCTATTGAATTTTTATTAAAAGCTGAGAAACTTGGTAGAGATGATGAATGGCTTAATACAGAAATAGGAGTAAATTTAGGAAGAAGTGGAAAGACTGAAGAAGGGATTGAAAGATTACAAAAATCTTTAACTATGGTTGAGGATGATGATACCGAACAAAAAATATTTATAAACTCTGAAATAGGTTGGCTTTATGGAAGACTTGAAGAACCTAATCCAGAAAAGGCATTGAAATATTTAAAAGTTGCAAAAGAATTAGGAAGAGATGATGAATGGCTTAATTCAGAATTAGGTTTTGAGTTAGGATATAATTCAGATACAAGAAAAGAAGCCTTAGAACATTTTGAAAGAGCCATAGAATTAGGAAGAAATGATGCTTGGGTTTGGGAAATGAGAGGAACACTTTTACTAGACCTAGGAAGATATGAAGAAGCATTAGATTCATTTAAAAAAGCTTATGCTTTAAATGATGATGGTTGGTATCTATATTCTATGGGTAGATGTTTAAGAAGATTAGAAAGATATGAAGAATGTATAGAAGTTCTTTTAAAATCAAGACAAATATCATTGGATGAAGATGATGTAGTAGACGGAGAAGATTTGGAATTAGCTTTCTGTTATATTGGTATAGGAGATAAAGAAAAGGCTGAAGAATATTTGAAATTTGCTAGAGAATCAATAGAAAAACAAGGAACTTTAAATGACTATATACAAGAAGAAATAAATGAAATAGAGAAAGGAATTCTTTCTTTAACTAGGCTTTCATAA